The DNA segment GactttaagaaaaattcaaaccgAATAAACTATTTCAGGAAGCTTGTAGTTGCCCAAGGAAACCTATCAatattataaaaactaaaagtTTTGAATATCATTCAGCAAGGATCTATACTTTCCATGAGAACTTTTGGCTTTAAAAGCATGTGAGGAATGATCCTTAAGGATAACGTAGGCATTAAACCCCTGAATTTTTGGCTCTTAATTGGTACCATGTAACACTACTCTTTCACATGCATCGATCATTGATGATAGTTAACACAATTTGCATTATGAGAAAGTATAGAGAACcaagttttagttagttaatattagccaattttagagtttaaatttataatttaggaaTTAAGAGTTTATGATTTAGGATCTACAATTTAAgataaaactaaattttaaaaagttggtCCCTAGCATTACTCGTAACAATTTTAGCAACTAATAAACCAGACTACTGAAGATAATGCTAAGATTTACCATGTAACAGCATGGTCTAAGCTTCTAAAAATTAGCTTCTTTGCAATCCTAACTGAAGAGATAGAGCATTTGTATCAGTGTTGTCAAAACCGGACCAAACCGGCCGATCGGACTAGAAAACTGGTGAATCGGTGGCAGAACCAGTCTGGGCGAGCTCTCTAACCAAACAAGGAATCGAACCGAAATGACTTGGATTGATCCGGCCGGGTTTGATCAGAACCGGTAAACCAGCGTGTTTTATTTAACCTGGACCGGTTcgaactcttttattttttttacctgcacttgaaatgacgtcgtttctaattaaaattaaaaaaaaaactaaagctGCTGAAACCTAAAAGTGAAACCCTAGCCTCCATCGTGCATCACACCATCGCCTGTTTCCCTTCCCAAACTTTTTGGCCATGAGAGACCACCATGAGAGCTGAGAGATAGAGAGTTTGAGTCTCTGAGATAGAGAGTATGATAAAGACGGAGACTCGTTCAGCTTCAGCCAGCGCGGTAGCACCATCTCACCTAGCTCACTGTCGTCACAGGAGACAACCACACCAGTGCGCCACTCACCACCGCCAAGAAGCACCTCCATCGAAGATTCAAGTCACCTTCTGATATTGCTACTACTCGTCACCTACTGCCTCCTACTCGTCAGTCGTCACCTCCGATCTCCCTCTTCTCGGCTCGTGCCTTCATCCCTCTAGGGTCCAggtatgtatttttaattttttaatttttgaagttATTCAggatattaaattttcaataatttagtACTGATTAATGATATTGATCATGTATGTTGGTTTTTGTTTGATTTCTGTTAGAATTTAGATTGTTGATTGTTCAACTTTTTGTAACATATTGTTGTTATATATGGCAGATGATAACATGAATACCTTCACATATGTTTTTCTGTTTGATCTCTCTtgtttgttgatttatttttttatttttgttcagtTTATTGATTATCCATTGTTGTtagattgttgattgttgattaTCTGTTATAGTGTTATATATGTTGGTTGCTGTTGTATATTATTCTTAGTAGTTAGTGGATTGTTGTTATGCATTATTCTTGGAGATTAGTCATTTAGTCCTGGTTGATTAAGAATTTAGGATGGCTTTATCAAATACACCATCAGAAACAACAACATCTCAAGAACAAGGATCAACTCCTGATCCAACAATTGAaacctaaaaaaatagtaacaaagAAAAAACTGATCCTGCATGGGGCCATTGTAAACAAGTTGTGGATAAAGGAAAAACTATTATGTTATGTATTTATTGCGAGAAGCTTATTAGGGGTGGAGGAATTAACCGGGTTAAGCATCATTTGGCTGGAAAAGGCGAAGATATTGAGGCATGTCGAAAGGTGCCAACTGTGGTGAGACACCAATTCAATCAAAACATTGAAGATCTTCGaaccaagaaaaggaaaactcaAGAAGAATATGCAGAAAGTTATAATGCTTGTGATGAATTTGAAAGGGAATTTGATGAGATTGAACGTAATGAGATGCGACAACAACAAGCATCAAGAATTCCAGCACCTAGCTCTAGAAAGAGAGTTGGAAAACAACTCAAGGGATTACAATCCTTTTTTCCACCGGCAGCAACACTTGGAGCTCAACCAACTATCAAAAGTGTTCTCCAAAGCAAAGAAATTGTGGAAAAGTGTGATATTGCTATTGCAAGATTGATGATGGATGCCTCTCTGTCATTCAATGCGGTTAATTCAGCTTATTATCAGCCGATGATCGATGCTATTGCAAACATGGGTGCAGGGTATAAAGGGCCAAATTATCAAAGAGTTCGTGGATATTTGTTGAGTAAATTGGTTGAAGATGGAAAGAAGATGATTGAAGATTATCGTGTGATTTGGAAACAAATTGGATGTACTATCATGGCTGATGGATAGATTGATCGTTGTAGGCatactttaattaatttcttggTTTATTGCCCTAAAGGAACAGTTTTTCTAAAGTCAATTGATGCTTCTCATATCTCGAAAACTGCTGAGGCTTCATTTAAGTTGCTTAGGGATGTTGTGTTATTTGTTGGTCCTAAGAATGTTGTACATATAGTGACGGATAATGCTGCAAATTACGTTGCTGCTGGAAGGTTGTTGGAATCGGAGTTTCCTAGATTGTATTGGTCTCTTTCTGCGACACATTGTATTAATCTGATATTGCAGGATATTGGAAAGTTAGTGGAAGTGAGTGAAACTATGTCACAAGCTTCAATTATTACGAAGTTTATCTATAATCACTGCCATCCTTTGTACTTGATGAGAAAGTTCACAGGCGGACGAGAAATGCTTCATCCAGCTCCAACTCGATTCGCCACTAATTTCATTGCTTTGCAAAGTATTTTGGCTCAAAAGGATACATTGAGagcttgataaaccactattttatgataaatcttgtgcttaaatagaatgattttatcaactctttacctacttattcatatgaatttgcatggttttgtaatttcttccttatgatatgacatatgagaaaacatgttttttatgctttaaattaatcacatttaattatcctttattaccattcgatgaagtgatttgtgtgttgattactttcaggttttataggacaggaatgacttaaaggatggaaaggaaacatacaaaaatagaagaaaagcacaaattagagttttggagaaactggcagcggcgcgtccgcatggacgacgcgaacgcgtgcttaGCGCAAAAGAGAATCGACGCGAGCGTCTGGATGACGCGAATGCATGACCCACGAAATGCAACtaacgcggacgcatgactgacgcgaccgcatggaagagcaacactccagatgacgcgaccgggtgacccacgcggacgcgtgacgtgcgcgatctgcagaatttgcagaagtcggccccagcgacttctgggccctttttggcccagatccaagtccagaaaacacagattaaaggattataaatggaggaatccatccattcatgagTAGATACTGGATTACATCAGAGAACATACATTCTTAGAtagatttagatgtagtttttagagagagaggttctctcctctctcttcacttttaggattaggattcctcttaaaggacttaggaatatttttatcttcttcatcacaggttcaatgttctttgtatttattttctcttttatttgtttatgaacttttcatgttaggattttcttaattaatataatttgaggtatttcagactcatgattgctttcttctatttattatataaataatttagatttttcccttttggctttggttgattaattggtgactcttgagttgtcaaactcatcgtgattgataattgttatcttttctgattaatttagattcctataactctagtctttcctcaggagttgactaggactttaggtgttaaattaatttgtccacttaactgaccttcatagttagagattgacttagtggtagcaaaaatataattctcatcaccattgataaggataaataggataggacttccagttttcataccttgccaagagattttttcattattaatttattaattcctgcaatccatttctcttgttaaaaaccttttcaaaacccaaaaaatactgttttccataaccaatagtaaaacatacttccctgcaattccttgagaagatgacccgaggtttgaatacttcggtttataaatttattgggtttgttacttgtgacaaccaaacatttgtactaaaggattttctgttggtttagaagctatacttacaacgcgactatttttataaaattctttactagcaaaaatcctaacgtcaaaatggcgccgttgccggggaattgcaaacgtgttccttattattggttcttgtaaatatttttcttttacttgtttatttgtttttgttttcccttcttatttctgataattactatgaattctcacccttcTCGCTTCGAGTTTGGTTCTacttttgttgaaaggaatggaagctataacaggactatgcatcaaggtctaagcaatcaaagatggatggagcaaagaggatctgatcacccctttaggcaacaacaccctcttagacatcatggacaaagaccattctataatgcataccaagctgatagatatggtggactcccttgtagctaccaagaagccccaccctatgctcagagaccatcctctcaacataacttcgaaccaccacactcacaagcctcttttcaccattcgccacctTATGACCCTTATCcgccccaacgccaatccaattgCTCCCAAGAACCACAACTcccctatgcaccatgtccatatccatcaagccaagaatcacaggttcgcttcgaagaatTAGTAgaccaatttcatgcaacccttcatcgaCTGGagaaaatcaattatcttccaaacgttcggacactcaacaaACCCCCacggcttcatgtggagaatctaatgaagaacgtagtatgaaggagacactagaaactccagtagacagtatagagcataacttcgtactagaacaagtagaggaagctgtcattatagaaaaagaagagttggttgaagatttaggagatgtcgAACCTCCGCCAGAATCCAGAGTTGTGAAGAATTCCGTCGAAGACGTTACAATTGAttctaaggaggatagtgcacaacccccaaagcAGGTATCCTATGAGGAATTGGACGGAGTAACCCGAGACGCATGTCTCCTTGATGATAATGATCACAAGTCAAGTCttcttagtaatgaacttgcatccgcaagtaaATTCTTTGAGATGGAATAATATTCCCCAAGtaaatacgaagatgatgcagaggtagacttttctcaacctcccaattatgactcaaatgatgaggaagatatcgaagactttgatcaagacatggttgaaattgaagaagtttacaaagaggtggaagaattcactgaagaccataagggagtagagcttgcaaaaccactggaaacacctatcccaaggccattaccgcccaatacaaacttcaagtgggtaaaatccttagcttttatctttacttttccacttgaatatggtttactggaaacagatggccagcttagggCTCTTTGCgactttaagagtaaaagggaattgaCTCGAACTCAGAACTGGTATTggagattcaatgaggtttcacacttcaatttgaggcgcaaggattggtgtcaagctcaattgaaaggatttcggaagctgtttggtcactgcagtgagaattcagattactcACCACCCGACtagaaaaatgcagatcaagacaaagatgggtgtaaaagtagagtttgggatcctggaatctattctaACATTCAACACCCCAGAAACCTGGAAACATGTTTGAAACTGCTCAAAGGCTTTAcgtgccttgtttgggaccccagaggatgcgggcattccaaacactggtggagatttctggacgaattcaagcacaagccaccataacaggaagctcatcaaatgtccaacttaaggactttaactaaatgtactaggtgggagacaacccaccatggtatgatcgttccttctcCATTCtactctgtttttgaattttgtttgaacctAAAATTTatgcatgacattcattgcatttttcattttgcatactacatataaaaaatagagagagcacgcgacgcgacagcgtcgctgacgcgtccgcgtcacaagtgcattagaaagaaaaggaaagtgaacagaaagtcacgctaaagcatggctggaggcgtgcctttggcaaaAATTGTTTCACACGACCGCGTGCCctacgcggtcgcgtcagttgcgaaaaatgcctcccatgcgtccgcgtcactcacgcgaacgcgtgatctggatatcggcgtaaagatccaacgcccagaaatTTGGGCTAAGAATCGTGCGGCTAGTGTGTGTTTAGCA comes from the Arachis duranensis cultivar V14167 chromosome 7, aradu.V14167.gnm2.J7QH, whole genome shotgun sequence genome and includes:
- the LOC110273594 gene encoding uncharacterized protein LOC110273594 yields the protein MLCIYCEKLIRGGGINRVKHHLAGKGEDIEACRKVPTVVRHQFNQNIEDLRTKKRKTQEEYAESYNACDEFEREFDEIERNEMRQQQASRIPAPSSRKRVGKQLKGLQSFFPPAATLGAQPTIKSVLQSKEIVEKCDIAIARLMMDASLSFNAVNSAYYQPMIDAIANMGAGYKGPNYQRVRGYLLSKLVEDGKKMIEDYRVIWKQIGFFLKSIDASHISKTAEASFKLLRDVVLFVGPKNVVHIVTDNAANYVAAGRLLESEFPRLYWSLSATHCINLILQDIGKLVEVSETMSQASIITKFIYNHCHPLYLMRKFTGGREMLHPAPTRFATNFIALQSILAQKDTLRA